One genomic window of Roseateles sp. DAIF2 includes the following:
- a CDS encoding MFS transporter encodes MQHDPSAPHSSQFALLRQRRFAPFFWTQFLGAANDNLFKFAFTVLVTYQLQLGWLPPAQAGLVIGALFILPFVLFSATSGQLADKHDKTRLIRFIKSLEIAIMALAAWGFHATHVPALLACVFLLGLHSTLFGPVKYAYLPQQLSERELTGGNGMVEMGTFVAILLGNVAGGLLIATPQVGAQHVAIACFALALLGRLTAQAIPSSPATDPHLKINWNPVSETWRNLSLAREQLAVFRSLLGISWMWFFGAVFLANFPAFAKEVLHGNEQVASLLLVVFSVGIGVGSLLCEVLSRRHVEIGLVPLGAIGMSVFAIDLYFASRGLPAPPAALSLGAFMAQAAHWRVLLDLCLLALFAGLYSVPMYALIQLRAQPTHRARIIAANNILNALFMIASSLLAGALLGAGLSIPELFLAVGLANAVVAFYIFMLVPEYLLRFVAFIASRCIYRFRIRGDEHIPTKGPAVLVCNHVSFVDPVLLMAASPRPIRFIMDHRIFRMPVLGWMFRLAKAIPIAPRHEDEATYEAAFREARRVLDDGELLCIFPEGGITRDGSLQPFKGGVVKILEEQPEGGAGIPVVPLALTNLWGSFFSRVEQGQAMVRPFRRGFFSRVGLAADAPIAARDVTPELLRERVAGLLGAPTATPGAAYRGSRSST; translated from the coding sequence ATGCAGCACGACCCTTCAGCCCCGCACAGCAGCCAGTTCGCCCTGCTCCGCCAGCGCCGCTTCGCGCCCTTCTTCTGGACCCAGTTCCTCGGCGCGGCGAACGACAACCTGTTCAAGTTCGCCTTCACCGTGCTGGTCACCTACCAGCTGCAGCTGGGCTGGCTGCCGCCGGCGCAGGCCGGGCTGGTGATCGGCGCGCTGTTCATCCTGCCCTTCGTGCTGTTCTCGGCCACCAGCGGCCAGCTGGCGGACAAGCATGACAAGACGCGGCTGATCCGCTTCATCAAGAGCCTGGAGATCGCGATCATGGCGCTGGCGGCCTGGGGCTTCCACGCGACGCACGTGCCGGCGCTGCTGGCCTGCGTGTTCCTGCTGGGCCTGCACTCGACCTTGTTCGGCCCGGTCAAATACGCCTACCTGCCGCAGCAGCTGAGCGAGCGCGAGCTGACCGGCGGCAACGGCATGGTGGAGATGGGCACCTTCGTCGCGATCCTGCTCGGCAATGTGGCCGGCGGCCTGCTGATCGCGACGCCGCAGGTCGGCGCCCAGCATGTGGCGATTGCCTGCTTCGCGCTGGCGCTGCTGGGCCGGCTGACGGCCCAGGCCATCCCGTCCAGCCCGGCCACCGACCCGCATTTGAAGATCAACTGGAACCCGGTCAGCGAAACCTGGCGCAACCTGAGCCTGGCGCGCGAGCAGCTGGCGGTGTTCCGCTCGCTGCTGGGCATCTCCTGGATGTGGTTCTTCGGCGCGGTGTTCCTGGCCAACTTCCCGGCCTTCGCCAAGGAGGTGCTGCATGGCAACGAGCAGGTCGCGTCCTTGCTGCTGGTGGTGTTCTCGGTCGGCATCGGTGTCGGCTCGCTGCTGTGCGAGGTGCTGTCGCGCCGCCATGTCGAGATCGGCCTGGTGCCGCTGGGCGCGATCGGCATGAGCGTGTTCGCGATCGACCTCTACTTCGCCTCGCGCGGCCTACCGGCCCCGCCCGCGGCGCTGAGCCTGGGCGCCTTCATGGCCCAGGCCGCGCATTGGCGCGTGCTGCTTGACCTGTGCCTGCTGGCCCTGTTCGCGGGCCTGTACAGCGTGCCGATGTATGCGCTGATCCAGCTGCGCGCGCAGCCGACGCACCGCGCCCGCATCATCGCGGCCAACAACATCCTGAACGCGCTGTTCATGATCGCCAGCTCGTTGCTGGCCGGCGCGCTGCTGGGCGCGGGCCTGAGCATCCCCGAGCTGTTCCTGGCCGTCGGCCTGGCGAACGCGGTGGTGGCCTTCTACATCTTCATGCTGGTGCCCGAGTACCTGCTGCGCTTCGTCGCCTTCATCGCCTCGCGCTGCATCTACCGCTTCCGCATCCGTGGCGACGAGCACATCCCCACCAAGGGCCCGGCCGTGCTGGTCTGCAACCATGTGTCCTTCGTCGACCCGGTGCTGCTGATGGCGGCCAGCCCGCGGCCGATCCGCTTCATCATGGATCACCGCATCTTCCGCATGCCGGTGCTGGGCTGGATGTTCCGCCTGGCCAAGGCGATCCCGATCGCGCCGCGCCACGAGGACGAGGCCACCTACGAGGCCGCCTTCCGCGAGGCGCGCCGCGTGCTGGACGACGGCGAGCTGCTGTGCATCTTCCCCGAGGGCGGCATCACCCGCGACGGCAGCTTGCAGCCCTTCAAGGGCGGCGTGGTGAAGATCCTGGAGGAGCAGCCCGAGGGCGGCGCCGGCATCCCGGTGGTGCCGCTGGCGCTGACCAATCTGTGGGGCTCCTTCTTCTCGCGCGTCGAGCAGGGCCAGGCCATGGTGCGGCCCTTCCGGCGCGGATTTTTCAGCCGGGTGGGGCTCGCCGCGGACGCACCGATCGCCGCGCGGGATGTGACGCCGGAGCTGCTGCGGGAGCGTGTGGCAGGGCTGCTCGGAGCACCCACGGCCACGCCGGGCGCGGCCTATCGCGGATCGCGGTCGTCCACATAA
- a CDS encoding DUF2145 domain-containing protein — MNSPRLLAMIPLALAAAGAWAGRPCEDKPLTIEQITQGMNLAELTARRLEASGAQVVLLARAGQDLGKYGLQWSHVGLAYRQDGGDATRPPVWRVVHKLNHCGTARADLFRQGLGEFFLDRPHRYEAAYARLSPELQRSLLPLLRDARWPATLHEPRYSMVAYAWGQTYQQSNQWALETLALAAASPAPRNRAEAQAWARAQGYQPTDLRLSTATRLGARVGMANVAFDDHPSARRFAGHIDTITADSMFAWLARAGLAERPETIR, encoded by the coding sequence ATGAACAGCCCCCGGCTGCTCGCGATGATCCCGCTGGCGCTGGCCGCCGCCGGCGCCTGGGCCGGCCGGCCCTGCGAGGACAAGCCGCTGACGATCGAGCAGATCACGCAGGGCATGAACCTGGCCGAGCTCACCGCACGCCGGCTCGAGGCCAGCGGCGCGCAGGTGGTGCTGCTGGCCCGCGCCGGGCAGGACCTGGGCAAGTACGGGCTGCAGTGGTCGCATGTCGGCCTGGCCTATCGCCAGGACGGCGGGGACGCGACGCGCCCACCGGTCTGGCGCGTCGTGCACAAGCTCAACCATTGCGGCACCGCCCGCGCCGACCTGTTCCGCCAGGGCCTGGGCGAATTCTTCCTGGACCGGCCGCATCGCTACGAGGCCGCCTATGCGCGCCTGAGCCCCGAGCTGCAGCGCAGCCTGCTGCCGCTGCTGCGCGACGCGCGCTGGCCGGCCACCCTGCACGAGCCGCGCTACAGCATGGTGGCCTATGCCTGGGGCCAGACCTACCAGCAGAGCAACCAATGGGCGCTGGAGACCCTGGCGCTGGCAGCCGCCTCGCCGGCCCCGCGCAACCGCGCCGAGGCCCAGGCCTGGGCGCGCGCGCAGGGCTACCAGCCAACCGATCTGCGCCTGTCCACCGCGACGCGCCTGGGCGCGCGCGTGGGCATGGCCAATGTGGCCTTCGACGACCACCCCTCGGCGCGCCGCTTCGCCGGCCATATCGACACCATCACCGCCGATTCGATGTTCGCCTGGCTGGCCCGCGCCGGCCTGGCCGAGCGGCCCGAAACCATCCGCTGA
- a CDS encoding amidohydrolase family protein — MQRRHLLCCGAAAVAGLFSSLTDPARASSYLRNPCGRGLPLELREHPLLQACWQDLDPAQLWDVHCHLLGTGDAGSGCRIHPQMTQWWHPVESLRRRAIMDGACVPADAPSVDRAYLQHLDELAAGFPSGARWLLYAFDEAHDERGRPQPDWTTFHVPDAYARRVATAQPRRYAWVASIHPYRADALTRLEAAIAGGAVALKWLPSSMNIDLRDPRLSPFYDRLAAARLPLIVHCGEEKAVPGAGREELGNPLLLRAPLARGVRVIAAHCASLGQALDLDRPRPRPVPAFELFARLMDEPAWDALLLGDVSALFQFNRRPEVWRALLERQDWHGRLLHGSDYPLPGVGPLYRLGGLVRAELLRPDQVAPLERLREHNPLLFDLALKRAVRWRGQALRAEVFATRRHFEAQVA, encoded by the coding sequence ATGCAACGACGCCACCTGCTGTGCTGCGGCGCGGCCGCCGTCGCCGGCCTGTTCAGCAGCCTGACCGACCCGGCCCGGGCCTCCTCCTATCTGCGCAACCCCTGCGGCCGCGGCCTGCCGCTGGAGCTGCGCGAGCACCCGCTGCTGCAGGCCTGCTGGCAGGACCTGGACCCGGCCCAGCTGTGGGACGTGCATTGCCATCTGCTGGGCACCGGCGACGCCGGCAGCGGCTGCCGCATCCACCCGCAGATGACGCAGTGGTGGCATCCGGTCGAGAGCCTGCGCCGGCGCGCCATCATGGACGGCGCCTGCGTGCCGGCCGACGCGCCCAGCGTGGACCGCGCCTACCTGCAGCACCTGGACGAGCTGGCCGCCGGCTTCCCGAGCGGCGCGCGCTGGCTGCTCTATGCCTTCGACGAGGCCCATGACGAGCGGGGCCGGCCGCAGCCGGACTGGACCACCTTCCATGTGCCCGACGCCTATGCGCGCCGGGTCGCCACCGCCCAGCCGCGGCGCTACGCCTGGGTGGCCTCGATCCATCCCTACCGCGCGGATGCGTTGACACGGCTGGAGGCGGCGATCGCCGGCGGCGCGGTGGCGCTGAAATGGCTGCCCAGCAGCATGAACATCGATCTGCGCGACCCGCGCCTGAGCCCCTTCTACGACCGCCTGGCCGCGGCGCGCCTGCCGCTGATCGTGCATTGCGGCGAGGAGAAGGCCGTGCCCGGCGCCGGCCGCGAGGAACTGGGCAACCCGCTGCTGCTGCGCGCGCCGCTGGCCCGCGGCGTGCGCGTGATCGCCGCGCATTGCGCCTCGCTGGGCCAGGCGCTGGACCTGGACCGGCCGCGACCGCGCCCGGTGCCGGCCTTCGAGCTGTTCGCCCGGCTGATGGACGAGCCGGCCTGGGATGCCCTGCTGCTGGGCGACGTGTCGGCGCTGTTCCAGTTCAACCGCCGGCCCGAGGTCTGGCGCGCGCTGCTGGAGCGGCAGGACTGGCATGGCCGCCTGCTGCATGGCTCGGACTATCCGCTGCCGGGCGTCGGGCCGCTGTACCGGCTCGGCGGCCTGGTGCGCGCGGAGCTGCTGCGGCCGGACCAGGTGGCGCCGCTGGAGCGTCTGCGCGAGCACAACCCGCTGCTGTTCGACCTGGCGCTGAAGCGCGCGGTGCGCTGGCGGGGTCAGGCCTTGCGCGCCGAGGTGTTCGCGACGCGCCGGCATTTCGAGGCTCAGGTAGCGTGA
- a CDS encoding helix-turn-helix transcriptional regulator — protein MSTQTLIEIIKAELKSRGLSYADVARELALSESAVKRMFAPGGEMPLSRVDELCRVLQTDFAALTQRLGERRQLRRELTLAQERAVLADPKLLLTAICCLSHWSFEQIVAGYRISEAEATRYLAELDRLGIIELKPLNRYKLQVAKTFRWRPQGPVMNFFRESVMGDFFAGGFDGEGEVLSLVHGQLSHAMARELAERLERVAEDFARQHVLDQKLPDAEKRRYTMVVGMRSWLFEAFRHLQRSDLTRTASSRS, from the coding sequence ATGAGCACCCAGACCCTGATCGAGATCATCAAGGCCGAGCTGAAGAGCCGCGGCCTCAGTTATGCCGATGTGGCGCGCGAGCTGGCGCTGTCGGAGTCGGCGGTCAAGCGCATGTTCGCGCCGGGCGGCGAGATGCCGCTGTCGCGCGTCGACGAGCTGTGCCGCGTGCTGCAGACCGATTTCGCCGCGCTGACGCAGCGCCTGGGCGAGCGCCGCCAGCTGCGGCGCGAGCTGACCCTGGCGCAGGAGCGCGCGGTGCTGGCCGACCCGAAGCTGCTGCTGACCGCGATCTGCTGCCTGAGCCACTGGAGCTTCGAGCAGATCGTCGCCGGCTACCGCATCAGCGAGGCCGAGGCGACCCGCTACCTGGCCGAGCTGGACCGGCTGGGCATCATCGAGCTGAAGCCGCTGAACCGCTACAAGCTGCAGGTGGCCAAGACCTTCCGCTGGCGGCCGCAGGGGCCGGTGATGAACTTCTTCCGCGAGTCGGTGATGGGCGACTTCTTCGCCGGCGGTTTCGATGGCGAGGGCGAGGTGCTGAGCCTGGTGCATGGCCAGCTGAGCCATGCGATGGCGCGCGAGCTGGCCGAACGGCTGGAGCGGGTGGCCGAGGACTTCGCGCGCCAGCATGTGCTGGACCAGAAGCTGCCGGACGCCGAGAAGCGCCGCTACACGATGGTGGTGGGCATGCGCAGCTGGCTGTTCGAGGCCTTCCGGCACCTGCAGCGCAGCGATCTCACCAGAACTGCCAGTTCCCGGTCCTGA
- a CDS encoding CAAX prenyl protease-related protein, with protein MTLSPAAIARTVPFAAFMVLLALRGALPEQPNFDARWIYGLSVLVVGGLLVWYWRDYGELARQNLPSGRELLLSVAVGLLVFALWIRLDAPWMQLSTPTASFVPLDASGALIWPLVALRWAGAALLVPVMEELFWRSFLMRWIADPQFERVDPRRAGLKALVLSTFVFMLAHTLWLAAIVAGLAYAWLYMRTGKLWTAVIAHAVTNGVLGIWVIRTGNWQFW; from the coding sequence ATGACCCTCAGCCCCGCCGCGATCGCCCGCACCGTCCCCTTTGCCGCCTTCATGGTCCTGCTGGCGCTGCGCGGCGCCCTGCCGGAGCAGCCCAACTTCGACGCGCGCTGGATCTACGGCCTGTCGGTGCTGGTGGTCGGCGGCCTGCTGGTCTGGTACTGGCGCGACTACGGCGAGCTGGCGCGCCAGAACCTGCCGAGCGGGCGCGAGCTGCTGCTCAGCGTCGCGGTCGGCCTGCTGGTGTTCGCGCTCTGGATCCGGCTCGATGCGCCCTGGATGCAGCTCTCGACCCCGACCGCCAGCTTCGTGCCGCTGGATGCCAGCGGCGCGCTGATCTGGCCGCTGGTGGCGCTGCGCTGGGCCGGCGCGGCCCTGCTGGTGCCGGTGATGGAGGAGCTGTTCTGGCGCAGCTTCCTGATGCGCTGGATCGCCGACCCGCAGTTCGAGCGCGTCGACCCGCGCCGCGCCGGGCTGAAGGCCCTGGTGCTCTCCACCTTCGTCTTCATGCTGGCCCATACCCTGTGGCTGGCCGCCATCGTCGCCGGCCTCGCCTATGCCTGGCTCTATATGCGCACCGGCAAGCTCTGGACCGCGGTGATCGCCCATGCGGTGACCAACGGCGTGCTGGGCATCTGGGTGATCAGGACCGGGAACTGGCAGTTCTGGTGA
- a CDS encoding SDR family oxidoreductase, translating to MAPPITLITGAGRGIGAGTARLLAARGHELALGYARDGAAAEALAAELRTAHPGRRVICLQADVADEGQVLAMFARLDAELGRLTGLVNNAGIVAPAQRLDQMELARWQRLFGVNVIGTLLCCREAVKRMSTRHGGAGGAIVNLSSRAAQLGSPGVYVDYAASKGAIDSLTVGLAREVIAEGVRVNGVRPGIIDTEIHGGSGVDAHGAAAGIPIQRLGRADEIAEAIAWLLSDAASYTVGTLLDVAGGR from the coding sequence ATGGCGCCGCCGATCACCCTGATCACCGGCGCCGGCCGCGGCATCGGCGCCGGCACCGCGCGGCTGCTGGCCGCGCGCGGGCATGAGCTGGCGCTGGGCTATGCGCGCGACGGCGCGGCCGCCGAGGCGCTGGCCGCCGAGCTGCGCACGGCCCACCCCGGCCGGCGCGTGATCTGCCTGCAGGCCGATGTGGCCGACGAGGGCCAGGTGCTGGCCATGTTCGCCCGCCTCGATGCCGAGCTGGGCCGGCTGACAGGCCTGGTCAACAACGCCGGCATCGTCGCGCCGGCGCAGCGCCTGGACCAGATGGAGCTGGCGCGCTGGCAACGCCTGTTCGGCGTCAACGTGATCGGCACCCTGCTGTGCTGCCGCGAGGCGGTCAAGCGCATGAGCACCCGCCATGGCGGCGCCGGCGGCGCGATCGTCAACCTCAGCTCGCGCGCCGCGCAGCTGGGCTCGCCGGGCGTCTATGTCGACTATGCGGCCAGCAAGGGCGCGATCGACAGCCTGACCGTCGGCCTGGCGCGCGAGGTGATCGCCGAGGGCGTGCGCGTCAACGGCGTGCGCCCCGGCATCATCGACACCGAGATCCATGGCGGCAGCGGCGTGGACGCCCATGGCGCCGCCGCCGGCATCCCGATCCAGCGCCTGGGCCGCGCCGACGAGATCGCCGAGGCGATCGCCTGGCTGCTGTCGGATGCGGCCAGCTACACGGTGGGCACGCTGCTGGATGTCGCGGGAGGGCGCTAA
- a CDS encoding diguanylate cyclase, which produces MPDAVVSGEVRSSTDELNACLAAARQAQAASLLDEGQAQAQRAWDLARAQGHVAEQIEAGRLRAFFLYRRGALAALIRAGEAVLPLLRNQGASPELCELLRWMTLAGFETGDFDTAMRSANEGCAVAQELGDLRLIAMSLNALGATFERMGDPWQAERLMSEAAVLIRGQASPYEHVVTLNNLCGVALGAFYLLRDSGNDAACAEALAGALRYAQEVRPHALDFGDPFALVMTEGNLGEALLHAGRLEEAETLLEQTLDQARVRGYEAQGWRVRCSLAELALLRGRPEAAYDDLRLLLQEAGDRAPAATALRVHHALYRAAKQLGHHEQALRQFEIFQAIERRRAIAQLMAQSRFFVTRLEAEQARERAERQEARAAALEVHVEQDPLTGLGNRRCMESRMPALLREAEASGQALTLALIDADRFKDINDGHGHAVGDKVLQQLAQMLRDNTRGSDLLLRYGGEEFLVLFPDTVPDRAFEVCERLRHRVEAFPWQDLSPGLEVTLSIGLASTPPYATDLLIARADSAMYRAKHLGRNRVALA; this is translated from the coding sequence ATGCCAGATGCAGTCGTCAGCGGCGAGGTCCGTTCCAGCACCGATGAACTGAATGCCTGCCTGGCGGCCGCCCGTCAGGCCCAGGCCGCGTCCCTGCTCGACGAGGGCCAGGCCCAGGCCCAGCGCGCCTGGGACCTGGCGCGCGCCCAGGGCCATGTGGCCGAGCAGATCGAGGCCGGCCGGCTGCGCGCCTTCTTTCTCTACCGCCGCGGCGCGCTGGCCGCGCTGATCCGCGCCGGCGAGGCGGTGCTGCCGCTGCTGCGCAACCAGGGCGCCAGCCCCGAGCTCTGCGAGCTGCTGCGCTGGATGACCCTGGCCGGCTTCGAGACCGGCGACTTCGACACCGCGATGCGCAGCGCCAACGAGGGCTGCGCGGTGGCCCAGGAGCTGGGCGACCTGCGCCTGATCGCGATGTCGTTGAACGCGCTGGGCGCCACCTTCGAGCGCATGGGCGACCCCTGGCAGGCCGAGCGCCTGATGAGCGAGGCCGCGGTGCTGATCCGCGGCCAGGCCTCGCCCTACGAGCATGTGGTCACCCTGAACAACCTCTGCGGCGTCGCGCTGGGCGCCTTCTACCTGCTGCGCGACAGCGGCAACGACGCCGCCTGCGCCGAGGCCCTGGCCGGCGCGCTGCGCTATGCGCAGGAGGTGCGGCCGCATGCGCTGGACTTCGGCGACCCCTTCGCGCTGGTGATGACCGAGGGCAACCTCGGCGAGGCCCTGCTGCATGCCGGCCGGCTGGAGGAGGCCGAGACGCTGCTGGAGCAGACCCTGGACCAGGCGCGCGTGCGCGGCTACGAGGCCCAGGGCTGGCGCGTGCGCTGCTCGCTGGCCGAGCTGGCGCTGCTGCGCGGCCGACCCGAGGCCGCCTACGACGACCTGCGCCTGCTGCTGCAGGAGGCCGGCGACCGCGCCCCGGCCGCCACCGCGCTGCGCGTCCACCATGCGCTGTACCGCGCCGCCAAGCAGCTGGGCCACCATGAGCAGGCGCTGCGGCAGTTCGAGATCTTCCAGGCCATCGAGCGGCGCCGCGCGATCGCCCAGCTGATGGCGCAGTCGCGCTTCTTCGTCACCCGGCTGGAGGCCGAGCAGGCGCGCGAGCGCGCCGAGCGCCAGGAGGCGCGCGCCGCAGCACTGGAGGTGCATGTCGAACAGGACCCGCTGACCGGCCTGGGCAACCGGCGCTGCATGGAGTCGCGCATGCCGGCCCTGCTGCGCGAGGCCGAGGCCAGCGGCCAGGCCCTGACCCTGGCCCTGATCGACGCCGACCGCTTCAAGGACATCAACGACGGCCATGGCCATGCGGTCGGCGACAAGGTGCTGCAGCAGCTGGCCCAGATGCTGCGCGACAACACCCGCGGCAGCGACCTGCTGCTGCGCTACGGCGGCGAGGAGTTCCTGGTGCTGTTCCCGGACACCGTGCCGGACCGCGCCTTCGAGGTCTGCGAGCGGCTGCGCCACCGGGTCGAGGCCTTCCCCTGGCAAGACCTGTCCCCGGGCCTGGAGGTCACGCTGTCGATCGGCCTGGCCAGCACCCCGCCCTACGCCACCGATCTGCTGATCGCCCGCGCCGACAGCGCGATGTACCGCGCCAAGCACCTGGGCCGCAACCGCGTCGCGCTGGCCTGA
- a CDS encoding CoA-acylating methylmalonate-semialdehyde dehydrogenase — translation MALAPVPAYDSKRDLTHHIGGAPVEATSGRGQAVYNPATGQVARQLQLGSVADVERAVAAAQAAFPAWADAPPLRRARVMFKFLELLNQHRDQIAAMITAEHGKVFTDAQGEVTRGIDIVEFACGVPQLLKGDYTEQVSTGIDNWTLRQPLGVVAGITPFNFPFMVPMWMAPVAIATGNAFILKPSERDPSPSLLIAELFKQAGLPDGIFNVVQGDKVVVDALLHHPDVKALSFVGSTPIAQYIYETGARNGKRVQALGGAKNHMVVMPDADIEQAVDALIGAAYGSAGERCMAISVAVLVGDVADKIIPKLAERARALKIRNGMELDAEMGPIVTREARERIENYIDIGVQEGATLVVDGRGHQVAGHEQGFFTGGTLFDHVTPSMRIYKEEIFGPVLACVRAHDFAEAVELVNAHEFGNGVACFTSDGNIAREFARRIQVGMVGINVPIPVPMAWHGFGGWKKSLFGDMHAYGEEGVRFYTKQKSVMQRWPASIGKGAEFVMPTSR, via the coding sequence ATGGCCCTCGCCCCCGTGCCCGCCTATGACAGCAAGCGCGACCTCACCCACCATATCGGCGGCGCGCCGGTCGAGGCCACGTCGGGCCGCGGCCAGGCCGTCTACAACCCGGCCACCGGCCAGGTCGCGCGCCAGCTGCAGCTGGGCAGCGTGGCCGATGTCGAGCGGGCCGTGGCCGCCGCGCAGGCCGCTTTCCCCGCCTGGGCCGATGCGCCGCCGCTGCGCCGCGCGCGGGTGATGTTCAAGTTCCTGGAGCTGCTGAACCAGCACCGCGACCAGATCGCCGCGATGATCACCGCCGAGCACGGCAAGGTCTTCACCGACGCCCAGGGCGAGGTGACGCGCGGCATCGACATCGTCGAGTTCGCCTGCGGCGTGCCGCAGCTCTTGAAGGGCGACTACACCGAGCAGGTCTCGACCGGCATCGACAACTGGACGCTGCGCCAGCCGCTGGGCGTCGTGGCCGGCATCACGCCCTTCAACTTCCCCTTCATGGTACCGATGTGGATGGCGCCCGTGGCCATCGCCACCGGCAATGCCTTCATCCTGAAGCCCAGCGAGCGCGACCCCTCGCCCAGCCTGCTGATCGCCGAGCTGTTCAAGCAGGCGGGCCTGCCGGACGGCATCTTCAACGTGGTGCAGGGCGACAAGGTGGTGGTCGACGCGCTCCTGCACCATCCGGACGTCAAGGCGCTCAGCTTCGTCGGCTCGACGCCGATCGCGCAGTACATCTACGAGACCGGTGCCAGAAACGGCAAGCGCGTCCAGGCCCTGGGCGGCGCCAAGAACCATATGGTCGTGATGCCCGATGCCGACATCGAGCAGGCGGTCGACGCGCTGATCGGTGCGGCCTACGGCTCGGCCGGCGAGCGCTGCATGGCGATCTCGGTGGCGGTGCTGGTCGGCGATGTGGCCGACAAGATCATCCCGAAGCTGGCCGAGCGCGCCCGCGCGCTGAAGATCAGGAACGGCATGGAGCTGGACGCCGAGATGGGCCCGATCGTCACGCGCGAGGCGCGCGAGCGCATCGAGAACTACATCGACATCGGCGTGCAGGAGGGCGCGACCTTGGTGGTCGACGGCCGCGGCCATCAGGTGGCCGGCCATGAACAGGGCTTCTTCACCGGCGGCACCCTGTTCGATCATGTGACGCCCTCGATGCGCATCTACAAGGAAGAGATCTTCGGTCCGGTGCTGGCCTGCGTGCGCGCGCATGACTTCGCCGAGGCGGTCGAGCTGGTCAATGCGCATGAGTTCGGCAACGGCGTCGCCTGCTTCACCAGCGACGGCAATATCGCGCGCGAGTTCGCGCGCCGCATCCAGGTCGGCATGGTCGGCATCAATGTGCCGATCCCGGTGCCGATGGCCTGGCATGGCTTCGGCGGCTGGAAGAAGAGCCTGTTCGGCGACATGCATGCCTATGGCGAGGAGGGCGTGCGCTTCTATACCAAGCAGAAGAGCGTGATGCAGCGCTGGCCCGCCAGCATCGGCAAGGGCGCCGAGTTCGTGATGCCGACGAGCCGCTGA
- a CDS encoding LysR family transcriptional regulator gives METKPPTPELRNELLWGQLHALLVIAQQGSFTRAAQRLGLSKAAVSQRIADLERAMGQQLVARTTRSVRLNEAGARLVEDTEASFAHITRSLAEARDAAGQPRGLLRVTAPVALGRQHVAPQLESFFRQYPEIRIELDLSDRLVPLAQEGFDLAIRHTSSPPDTHVAVKLCASRALLLASGAYLRRHGAPEHPAELARHQCLPYLRPGPAVWLFEKQGERVKVPVQGPLRAGNSEVLREAALAGMGIALLPDFSAAPALRAGRLKELLPGWRPAGFFGDGIYAIHPWSSATPRPVRLFTEHLKAALGAGFG, from the coding sequence ATGGAGACCAAGCCGCCGACCCCCGAGCTGCGCAACGAACTGCTGTGGGGCCAGCTGCATGCGCTGCTGGTGATCGCCCAGCAGGGCAGCTTCACCCGGGCGGCGCAGCGCCTGGGCCTGTCCAAGGCCGCGGTCAGCCAGCGCATCGCCGACCTGGAGCGCGCGATGGGCCAGCAGCTGGTGGCGCGCACGACCCGCTCGGTGCGCCTGAACGAGGCCGGCGCGCGCCTGGTCGAGGACACCGAGGCCAGCTTCGCCCATATCACCCGCAGCCTGGCCGAGGCGCGCGACGCCGCGGGCCAGCCGCGCGGCCTGCTGCGCGTCACCGCGCCGGTCGCCCTGGGCCGCCAGCATGTGGCGCCGCAGCTGGAGAGCTTCTTCCGACAGTACCCGGAGATCCGCATCGAGCTTGACCTGTCGGACCGGCTGGTGCCGCTGGCGCAGGAGGGCTTCGACCTGGCGATCCGCCACACCAGCAGCCCGCCCGACACCCATGTGGCGGTGAAGCTCTGCGCCTCGCGCGCGCTGCTGCTGGCCAGCGGCGCCTACCTGCGCCGGCATGGCGCGCCCGAGCATCCGGCCGAGCTGGCCCGGCACCAATGCCTGCCCTATCTGCGGCCGGGCCCGGCGGTCTGGCTGTTCGAGAAGCAGGGCGAGCGGGTCAAGGTGCCGGTGCAGGGGCCGCTGCGCGCCGGTAACAGCGAGGTGCTGCGCGAGGCCGCGCTGGCGGGCATGGGCATCGCGCTGCTGCCGGACTTCAGCGCGGCGCCGGCGCTGCGCGCGGGGCGGCTGAAGGAGCTGCTGCCCGGCTGGCGGCCGGCCGGCTTCTTCGGCGACGGCATCTACGCGATCCACCCCTGGAGCAGCGCGACGCCGCGGCCGGTGCGCCTGTTCACCGAGCATCTGAAGGCGGCTCTTGGTGCTGGTTTCGGTTGA